From Halichoerus grypus chromosome 6, mHalGry1.hap1.1, whole genome shotgun sequence, one genomic window encodes:
- the TMEM248 gene encoding transmembrane protein 248, protein MFSINPLENLKLYISSRPPLVVFMISVSAMAIAFLTLGYFFKIKEIKSPEMAEDWNTFLLRFNDLDLCVSENETLKHLTNDSTTPESTVTSGQARVSTQSPQALEDSGPVNISVAITLTLDPLKPFGGYSRNVTHLYSTILGHQIGLSGREAHEEINITFTLPTAWSSDDCALHGHCEQVVFTTCMTLTANPGVFPVTVQPPHCVPDTYSNATLWYKIFTTARDANTKYAQDYNPFWCYKGAIGKVYHALNPKLTVIVPDDDRSLINLHLMHTSYFLFVMVITMFCYAVIKGRPSKLRQSNPDFCPEKVALADA, encoded by the exons ATGTTCAGCATCAACCCCCTGGAGAACCTGAAGCTGTACATCAGCAGCCGGCCTCCCCTTGTGGTCTTTATGATCAGTGTGAGCGCCATGGCAATAGCTTTCCTGACCTTGGGCTATTTCTTCAAAATCAAGGAGATTAAGTCACCGGAAATGGCAGAG GATTGGAATACGTTTCTGCTGCGGTTTAACGATTTGGACTTGTGTGTGTCAGAGAACGAAACGCTGAAGCACCTCACGAATGACAGCACAACTCCGGAGAGCACGGTGACCAGCGGGCAGGCCAGAGTGTCCACCCAGTCCCCGCAGGCCCTGGAGGACTCGGGCCCAGTGAACATCTCCGTCGCGATCACCCTAACCTTGGACCCACTGAAACCCTTTGGAGGGTACTCTCGCAACGTCACCCATCTGTACTCCACCATTTTAGGGCATCAGATTGGACTTTCAG GCAGGGAAGCCCACGAGGAGATCAATATTACCTTTACCCTGCCTACAGCTTGGAGTTCAGACGACTGTGCCCTTCACGGTCACTGTGAGCAGGTGGTGTTCACCACCTGCATGACCCTCACAGCCAACCCTGGTGTGTTCCCCGTCACCGT ACAGCCGCCACACTGTGTTCCCGACACGTACAGCAACGCCACGCTCTGGTACAAGATCTTCACAACCGCCAGAGACGCCAACACAAAATATGCTCAAGATTACAATCCTTTCTGGTGTTATAAGGGGGCCATTGGAAAAGTCTACCACGCTTTAAATCCTAAGCTTACTGTTATTGTTCCGGAC GATGACCGTTCATTAATAAATTTGCATCTCATGCACACCAGTTACTTCCTCTTCGTGATGGTGATAACAATGTTTTGCTATGCGGTTATCAAAGGCAGACCCAGCAAATTGCGTCAGAGCAATCCTGACTTTTGTCCTGAGAAG GTGGCTTTGGCTGATGCCTAA